From the Oceanicaulis alexandrii DSM 11625 genome, one window contains:
- a CDS encoding superoxide dismutase family protein, translating into MTRALHTLALTTALAACSLGAPALAADHHAEAMSDAAEAHAVLIDRERNEVGHARLQQGPTGVLITLELDGLPDSAVGWHGVHLHQIGDCSNADFTSSGGHINPSERSHGLLNPEGPDNADLPNIYVHEDGMLRAQVFTDRVSLNGEYDAPALLDDNGSALVIHDNEDDHTTQPIGGAGARHVCGVIEAAH; encoded by the coding sequence ATGACCCGCGCCCTTCACACTCTCGCTCTGACAACCGCGCTCGCCGCCTGCAGTCTTGGCGCCCCCGCGCTCGCAGCCGACCACCATGCCGAGGCCATGTCCGACGCCGCCGAAGCCCATGCCGTGCTGATCGATCGCGAGCGCAACGAAGTTGGTCACGCCCGTCTCCAGCAAGGCCCGACAGGCGTTCTGATCACGCTTGAGCTGGACGGCCTTCCCGACAGCGCCGTCGGCTGGCATGGCGTGCACCTGCACCAGATCGGCGATTGCTCGAACGCGGATTTCACCAGCTCCGGCGGGCATATCAACCCGTCAGAGCGCAGCCACGGCCTTCTGAACCCCGAAGGCCCGGACAACGCCGATCTGCCCAACATCTATGTGCATGAGGACGGCATGCTGCGTGCCCAGGTCTTCACGGACCGCGTCAGCCTCAATGGCGAATATGACGCCCCGGCCTTGCTGGATGATAACGGCTCCGCCCTCGTCATCCACGACAATGAAGATGATCACACGACCCAGCCCATTGGCGGCGCCGGCGCACGCCATGTCTGCGGCGTGATCGAGGCGGCGCACTGA
- a CDS encoding Kelch repeat-containing protein, with protein MLTRRTALAGLGAAGLSLTLPGRALGQTADASPWRAGPDLPLRVQEIYPAVLEGVLYVAGGLSPDVGRGRIGISDRVFSLAPGADRWRERARLPVPLHHPNLVGLEGLVYAVGGFTAQTGGMWAMSNGVRVFDPGRNQWRNGPAMAEPYAETVCVALNGRLHVVTGRRPAGLTNKAWSDHADTNAHIVMDPAAQTWSVAAPAPTARNSAAGAELEGRLHVVGGRTVTGGNTPVHEAYDPQSDSWETRAPLPEPEAGPRGAGGLAAASVDGALYVFGGEWFDNSGGGVYAQVWRYDPQTDAWTEMGRMPTPRHGLGAVTVGSQIATIGGAAQPSGSQTTATLNWFTP; from the coding sequence ATGCTGACACGGCGGACTGCTTTGGCCGGGCTCGGCGCCGCCGGCCTGTCCCTGACCCTGCCCGGCCGCGCTCTGGGCCAGACGGCTGATGCGTCGCCCTGGCGCGCAGGGCCAGACCTGCCCCTGCGGGTTCAGGAGATTTACCCGGCTGTCCTTGAGGGCGTGCTTTACGTGGCGGGCGGTTTGAGCCCCGATGTGGGGCGCGGCCGGATCGGCATCTCGGATCGCGTTTTCTCATTGGCGCCCGGCGCAGATCGCTGGCGCGAGCGTGCGCGCTTGCCCGTGCCGCTGCACCACCCCAATCTGGTGGGCCTTGAGGGCTTAGTGTACGCCGTCGGAGGTTTCACCGCCCAGACCGGCGGCATGTGGGCGATGAGCAATGGCGTTCGGGTGTTTGATCCCGGTCGCAATCAATGGCGCAATGGCCCGGCCATGGCTGAACCCTATGCCGAGACGGTCTGCGTCGCGCTGAACGGACGCCTGCATGTGGTCACCGGCCGACGCCCGGCGGGCCTCACCAACAAGGCCTGGTCAGACCACGCCGACACCAACGCCCATATCGTCATGGACCCCGCCGCCCAGACCTGGTCGGTCGCAGCCCCCGCCCCCACCGCGCGCAATTCCGCAGCGGGCGCAGAGCTGGAGGGGCGCCTGCATGTGGTGGGCGGACGTACGGTGACCGGCGGCAACACGCCCGTGCACGAAGCCTATGACCCGCAAAGCGACAGCTGGGAGACCCGCGCGCCCCTGCCCGAGCCTGAAGCCGGGCCGCGCGGCGCCGGCGGCCTCGCCGCCGCCAGCGTCGATGGCGCGCTCTATGTGTTTGGCGGCGAGTGGTTTGATAATTCAGGCGGCGGCGTCTACGCCCAGGTCTGGCGCTATGACCCGCAAACCGACGCCTGGACCGAGATGGGCCGCATGCCCACGCCCCGGCACGGCCTGGGCGCGGTCACGGTGGGATCACAGATCGCCACCATCGGCGGCGCGGCCCAGCCCAGCGGCAGCCAGACCACCGCGACGCTCAACTGGTTCACGCCCTGA
- the ssb gene encoding single-stranded DNA-binding protein → MAGSVNKVILVGNLGADPEVRRLNSGDPVVNLRIATSENWRDKSTGERREKTEWHNVVIFNDNLAKVAENYLKKGSKVYIEGQLQTRKWQDRDGNDKYTTEVVLQRYRGELTMLDGRGEGGGDRMGGGYNNNQMDDRSGGGQGGYNQGGGQGGGQRSNAPREDFTSDTLDDDIPF, encoded by the coding sequence ATGGCTGGTTCTGTAAACAAGGTGATCCTGGTGGGCAATCTGGGCGCCGACCCTGAAGTGCGGCGCCTGAATTCCGGCGATCCGGTCGTGAACCTGCGCATCGCCACGTCAGAAAACTGGCGCGACAAGTCCACCGGCGAACGCCGCGAGAAGACCGAATGGCACAACGTCGTCATCTTCAACGACAACCTCGCCAAGGTCGCCGAGAACTATCTCAAGAAGGGCTCGAAGGTTTACATCGAGGGCCAGCTTCAGACCCGCAAATGGCAGGACCGCGACGGCAATGACAAATACACCACCGAAGTGGTGCTGCAGCGCTATCGCGGCGAGTTGACCATGCTGGACGGTCGCGGCGAAGGCGGCGGCGACCGCATGGGCGGCGGCTATAACAACAACCAGATGGACGATCGTTCCGGCGGCGGCCAGGGCGGTTACAATCAGGGCGGTGGGCAAGGCGGTGGTCAGCGCAGCAACGCCCCGCGCGAGGATTTCACCTCCGACACCCTGGACGACGACATCCCGTTCTAG
- the uvrA gene encoding excinuclease ABC subunit UvrA, translating to MTDKLKTISVRGAREHNLKGVSVDLPRDELIVFTGLSGSGKSSLAFDTIYAEGQRRYVESLSAYARQFLELMSKPDVDSIEGLSPAISIEQKTTSKNPRSTVGTVTEIYDYMRLLWARVGVPYSPATGEPISAQTVSQMVDKTTALDDGARLYLLAPIVRGRKGEYRKEFAELLKQGFQRVKVDGEFYALEDAPELDKKFKHDIDVVVDRVVTKEGLEQRLADSLETALRLADGIAMAEFASDHGEHKTGERIIFSQKFACPVSGFTIEEIEPRLFSFNNPFGACPACDGLGQSLEFDEDMVVPDRDKSLYDGAIAPWSRATSKLYQQTLQAIADHYGASMYTPWRDLDASFRKIVLHGTKDKIKFTYEDGLRQFTTSKAFEGVMPNLQRRWRETDSSWVREDLARFQSAQPCDVCDGKRLKPEALAVKIDGADISIAGEKSIKAALRWFEAVEDTLSAKDQEIARRILKEIRDRLRFLVDVGLDYLTLSRASGTLSGGESQRIRLASQIGSGLTGVLYVLDEPSIGLHQRDNTRLLDSLRGLRDLGNTVLVVEHDEEAIETADYVVDLGPAAGVHGGEVIAAGTPAEIAANPKSLTGQYMSGKRMVPVPEQRRPVDLNRAVTVKGASGNNLQNIDAAYPLGVMTCVTGVSGGGKSTLTIETLYKAAARRLNKASAVPLPHDTVEGLDQVDKIIDIDQSPIGRTPRSNPATYTGAFTPIRDWFASLPESQTRGYKPGRFSFNVKGGRCEACQGDGVVKIEMHFLPDVYVECDVCHGARFNRETLEVTFKGKSIADVLDMTVEEAADFFKAVPSVRDKMETLKQVGLSYLKVGQPATQLSGGEAQRVKLSKELAKRSTGKTLYILDEPTTGLHFEDVRKLLEVLHELVDQGNTVIVIEHNLDVIKTADWLLDLGPEGGSGGGEIVACGTPEQVAEVDASWTGRYLKPLLERDVARQKKLAG from the coding sequence ATGACTGACAAGCTCAAAACCATTTCCGTGCGCGGCGCGCGCGAACACAATCTCAAGGGCGTGTCGGTGGACCTGCCGCGTGACGAGCTGATCGTGTTCACGGGGCTGTCGGGATCGGGCAAGTCCTCGCTCGCCTTCGACACCATCTACGCCGAGGGCCAACGCCGTTATGTAGAGAGCCTGTCCGCCTATGCGCGCCAGTTCCTGGAGCTGATGAGCAAGCCGGATGTGGACTCCATCGAAGGCCTGTCGCCCGCCATCTCGATTGAGCAGAAGACCACTTCGAAAAACCCGCGCTCCACCGTGGGCACGGTGACCGAGATTTACGACTATATGCGCCTTCTCTGGGCGCGGGTGGGCGTGCCCTATTCGCCCGCCACCGGCGAGCCGATCTCGGCGCAGACCGTCTCTCAGATGGTGGACAAGACCACCGCGCTCGACGACGGCGCGCGGCTCTACCTGCTGGCGCCCATCGTGCGCGGCCGGAAAGGCGAATACCGCAAGGAGTTCGCCGAGCTGCTGAAGCAAGGCTTCCAGCGCGTGAAGGTGGATGGCGAGTTCTATGCGTTGGAAGACGCGCCCGAGCTCGACAAGAAATTCAAGCACGATATCGACGTGGTGGTGGACCGGGTGGTCACCAAGGAGGGGCTCGAACAACGCCTCGCCGACAGCCTGGAGACCGCGCTGCGTCTTGCCGACGGCATCGCCATGGCCGAGTTCGCGTCAGACCATGGCGAGCATAAAACCGGCGAGCGGATCATCTTCTCGCAAAAATTCGCCTGCCCGGTCAGCGGCTTCACCATTGAAGAGATCGAGCCGCGCCTGTTCTCGTTCAACAATCCGTTCGGCGCCTGCCCGGCCTGTGACGGGCTGGGTCAGAGCCTGGAGTTTGACGAGGACATGGTGGTCCCTGACCGCGACAAGTCGCTCTATGACGGCGCCATTGCGCCGTGGAGCCGGGCGACCTCCAAGCTCTACCAGCAAACCTTGCAAGCGATCGCAGACCATTACGGCGCCAGCATGTACACGCCCTGGCGCGATCTGGACGCGAGCTTTCGCAAGATCGTGCTGCACGGCACCAAGGACAAGATCAAGTTCACCTACGAAGACGGGCTGCGCCAGTTCACCACCTCCAAGGCGTTTGAAGGGGTGATGCCGAACCTGCAGCGGCGCTGGCGCGAGACGGACTCCAGCTGGGTGCGCGAGGATCTGGCGCGCTTTCAGTCCGCCCAGCCCTGTGATGTGTGCGACGGCAAGCGCCTGAAGCCCGAAGCGCTAGCGGTGAAGATCGACGGCGCAGACATCTCCATCGCCGGGGAGAAATCCATCAAGGCGGCGCTGCGCTGGTTTGAAGCGGTGGAAGACACGCTGTCGGCCAAGGATCAGGAGATCGCCCGGCGCATCCTGAAGGAAATCCGGGACCGCCTGAGATTCCTGGTCGATGTGGGCCTGGATTATCTCACGCTCAGCCGCGCCTCTGGCACGCTGTCGGGCGGGGAGAGCCAGCGTATTCGTCTGGCCAGCCAGATCGGCTCGGGCCTGACTGGCGTCCTCTATGTGCTGGATGAGCCGTCCATCGGCCTGCACCAGCGCGACAATACGCGGCTTCTGGATTCCCTGCGCGGCCTTCGCGATCTGGGCAATACCGTGCTGGTGGTCGAGCATGACGAGGAAGCCATCGAGACGGCCGATTATGTGGTCGACCTCGGACCCGCCGCGGGCGTTCATGGCGGCGAAGTGATCGCGGCCGGCACGCCGGCGGAGATCGCCGCGAACCCCAAATCGCTGACCGGTCAGTACATGTCCGGCAAGCGCATGGTGCCGGTGCCGGAACAGCGCCGCCCGGTGGACCTGAACCGCGCCGTCACCGTGAAGGGCGCCTCCGGCAACAATCTTCAGAACATCGACGCCGCCTATCCGCTGGGCGTGATGACGTGTGTGACCGGGGTTTCGGGCGGCGGCAAATCCACCCTGACCATCGAGACGCTCTACAAGGCGGCGGCGCGGCGCCTGAACAAGGCCTCCGCCGTGCCCCTGCCCCATGACACGGTGGAAGGGCTCGACCAGGTCGACAAGATCATCGACATCGACCAGAGCCCGATCGGGCGCACCCCGCGGTCCAACCCCGCCACCTATACCGGCGCCTTCACCCCGATCCGCGACTGGTTCGCCTCCCTGCCTGAATCCCAGACGCGCGGCTACAAGCCGGGCCGCTTCTCCTTCAACGTCAAAGGCGGGCGCTGCGAGGCGTGCCAGGGCGATGGCGTGGTGAAGATCGAGATGCACTTCCTGCCCGACGTCTATGTGGAGTGCGATGTGTGTCATGGCGCACGGTTCAACCGCGAGACGCTGGAAGTGACCTTCAAGGGCAAATCCATCGCCGACGTGCTCGACATGACCGTCGAGGAGGCCGCCGACTTCTTCAAGGCCGTCCCGTCCGTGCGCGACAAGATGGAGACGCTGAAACAAGTGGGGCTGAGCTATCTCAAGGTCGGCCAGCCCGCGACCCAACTATCAGGCGGCGAAGCCCAGCGGGTGAAGCTGTCCAAAGAGCTCGCCAAGCGTTCCACCGGCAAGACGCTCTACATCCTCGACGAGCCCACTACGGGCCTCCATTTCGAGGACGTGCGCAAGCTCCTCGAAGTGCTTCACGAGTTGGTCGATCAGGGCAATACGGTGATCGTCATCGAGCACAATCTCGATGTCATCAAGACCGCAGACTGGCTGCTGGACCTGGGCCCGGAAGGCGGCTCGGGTGGCGGCGAGATCGTCGCCTGCGGCACGCCCGAACAGGTCGCCGAGGTGGATGCCAGCTGGACCGGCCGCTATCTCAAACCGCTTCTGGAGCGGGATGTGGCGCGTCAGAAGAAGCTGGCGGGGTAA
- a CDS encoding CPBP family intramembrane glutamic endopeptidase, which produces MTQALYAPWPETARRTWGWGAVGLMVAGYLVSSIPVLVGTIIYTIVLTVSSGETDPLAAQRALNENTLTVLLPLMLLQFIAWAIMTLMWVKLFERRPLSTIGLEGRGFFGRYILGLPLGVFLVVLVSVVAALLGMGASTGAADNLGAMEISRAVTQTALIGYAALFVGFLIQGGVEELVFRGWLMSALTARWGKPVGVFVASFAFALLHAHVFISGLMFGVLALSGIGLTGLVFSLTALWRRSIVEAAAAHGAFNAVAVIAPTFALLASDPDQTIKTAVAQVFSSATGLAGADSVSLGPETYAQLIAMGGLSALMLAGLVLRGRKG; this is translated from the coding sequence ATGACCCAAGCGCTGTATGCACCCTGGCCGGAAACTGCGCGTCGCACCTGGGGCTGGGGCGCGGTCGGTTTGATGGTGGCGGGCTATCTTGTCTCATCCATTCCCGTACTGGTCGGGACGATCATCTACACCATCGTCCTGACGGTCTCGTCGGGCGAGACCGACCCGCTGGCCGCTCAACGGGCGCTGAACGAGAACACGTTGACGGTGCTGCTGCCGCTGATGCTGTTGCAGTTCATCGCCTGGGCGATCATGACGCTGATGTGGGTGAAGCTGTTTGAACGTCGCCCGCTCTCGACGATCGGCCTTGAGGGACGGGGCTTTTTCGGGCGCTACATTCTGGGCTTGCCGCTGGGCGTGTTTCTTGTGGTCTTGGTCAGCGTTGTCGCGGCCCTGTTGGGCATGGGCGCCAGCACTGGCGCCGCCGATAATCTGGGGGCGATGGAGATCAGCCGCGCCGTCACCCAGACCGCCCTGATCGGCTATGCGGCGCTGTTCGTGGGCTTTCTCATCCAGGGCGGGGTGGAAGAGCTGGTCTTTCGCGGCTGGCTGATGAGCGCGCTGACCGCGCGCTGGGGCAAGCCTGTCGGCGTCTTTGTCGCCAGCTTCGCCTTCGCGCTGTTACACGCCCATGTCTTCATCTCGGGGCTGATGTTCGGCGTGCTGGCGCTGTCGGGAATCGGACTGACCGGCCTCGTCTTCTCGCTGACCGCACTGTGGCGGCGCTCCATCGTCGAGGCCGCCGCCGCCCATGGCGCGTTCAACGCCGTCGCCGTCATCGCGCCCACCTTCGCGCTTCTGGCGTCCGATCCCGATCAGACGATCAAGACCGCTGTCGCCCAGGTGTTCAGCTCCGCAACCGGCCTGGCCGGTGCGGATTCCGTCAGTCTGGGCCCGGAAACCTACGCCCAGCTCATCGCCATGGGCGGGTTGAGCGCACTGATGCTGGCGGGTTTGGTGCTGCGCGGGCGGAAGGGATAG
- the trmFO gene encoding methylenetetrahydrofolate--tRNA-(uracil(54)-C(5))-methyltransferase (FADH(2)-oxidizing) TrmFO: MTDMTPIHIIGGGMAGSEAAWQAANAGVRVVLHEMRPVRGTFAHQTEGLAELVCSNSFRSDDAETNAVGLLHEEMRRAGSLIMAMGDTHQVPAGGALAVDREAFSQAVTAALENHPNIEIVREEITGLPPEDWDSVIVATGPLTSQALAEAVHAATEEGELAFFDAIAPILYADSINMDVAWKQSRYDKGETEEDKAAYINCPMDKDQYEAFVDALLAAEKTEFKEWEKDTPYFDACLPIEVMAERGRETLRHGPMKPRGLTNAHDPETKPYAVVQLRQDNTLGTLFNMVGFQTKMKYGAQADVFKMIPGLENASFARLGGIHRNTFLHSPKLLDSLMRLKARPALRFAGQITGVEGYVESASMGLLAGRFAAAEKLGRAVTPPPPTTALGALLTHITTGHVPGKKGAFQPMNVNFGLFPDIEAPTKDAEGKRLKGKDKSVAKKRAMSARALSDCDAWLNGVSQAAE; encoded by the coding sequence ATGACAGATATGACCCCGATCCACATCATTGGCGGCGGCATGGCCGGTTCTGAAGCCGCCTGGCAGGCCGCGAACGCCGGCGTGCGCGTCGTGCTCCATGAAATGCGCCCGGTGCGCGGCACCTTCGCCCACCAGACTGAAGGCCTGGCCGAGCTCGTGTGCTCGAACTCGTTCCGCTCCGACGATGCGGAAACGAACGCTGTGGGCCTGCTGCATGAAGAGATGCGCCGCGCCGGATCGCTGATCATGGCGATGGGGGACACGCATCAGGTGCCCGCCGGCGGCGCGCTGGCTGTGGACCGCGAAGCGTTCTCCCAAGCGGTTACGGCGGCGCTGGAAAACCATCCCAATATCGAGATCGTGCGCGAAGAGATCACCGGCCTGCCGCCCGAGGACTGGGACAGCGTGATCGTCGCCACCGGCCCCCTCACCTCCCAGGCTTTGGCGGAAGCTGTTCACGCCGCAACCGAAGAGGGCGAGCTGGCCTTTTTCGACGCCATCGCGCCAATCCTCTATGCGGACTCCATCAATATGGACGTGGCGTGGAAGCAGTCGCGCTATGACAAGGGCGAGACCGAGGAAGACAAGGCCGCTTACATCAACTGTCCCATGGACAAGGACCAGTACGAAGCGTTCGTGGACGCCCTGCTGGCGGCGGAAAAGACCGAGTTCAAGGAGTGGGAGAAGGACACGCCCTATTTTGACGCGTGCCTGCCCATCGAAGTGATGGCTGAACGCGGGCGTGAAACCCTGCGCCACGGCCCGATGAAGCCGCGCGGCCTGACCAATGCTCATGATCCCGAGACCAAGCCCTATGCGGTCGTGCAGCTGCGTCAGGACAACACGCTGGGCACGCTGTTCAACATGGTCGGCTTCCAGACCAAGATGAAATACGGCGCGCAGGCGGATGTGTTCAAGATGATCCCGGGTCTGGAGAACGCCAGTTTCGCACGCTTGGGCGGCATTCACCGCAACACCTTCCTGCATTCGCCCAAGCTGCTCGATAGCCTGATGCGCCTGAAGGCGCGTCCCGCCCTGCGCTTCGCCGGCCAGATCACCGGCGTTGAAGGCTATGTGGAAAGCGCGTCCATGGGACTTCTGGCAGGCCGCTTCGCGGCGGCTGAGAAACTTGGACGGGCCGTCACCCCGCCGCCGCCCACCACGGCGCTGGGCGCGCTGCTGACCCATATCACCACGGGTCATGTGCCGGGCAAGAAAGGCGCGTTCCAGCCGATGAACGTCAATTTCGGCCTCTTCCCCGATATCGAGGCGCCCACCAAGGATGCTGAAGGCAAGCGCCTGAAAGGCAAGGACAAGTCCGTCGCCAAGAAACGCGCCATGAGCGCGCGCGCCCTGTCTGACTGCGACGCCTGGCTAAATGGGGTTTCTCAAGCGGCTGAATAA
- a CDS encoding alpha/beta hydrolase family protein — MLKTLLGAAIAWACVSASSLAQTSDVIPVEHFARLPAGQGLSLSPNGDRIAYIAHSGSDRYLVVQSLETGEQNAINISNMRAFETFWADEDTLMARVGRAAELFYISGDLDFQALLTINTDTMDAEQLIREGRDTGFNQNTAQVAGWQTDRARILLPLRDGNQHKNLYAVDPEDGNRRSVVARGAVNTRYWVSDAQGERHVRVSYSEDTERLRVAIEENDQWRTLIEERQDIIDLGVVGFSQDGEAVIISRTADEPPYANILQRVELSDGALGEIIFSDPRYDFDSVRIDPYRGYVAGVVIEREQRERIWFDAELAQIQASLEASFAGKSVSLIDWTPDRTRFIVWVGSEDQAPVYMLVDLTARSADPVRLTYPELFRAELPRRQSIRYPARDGASIPAYLTVPNTDGPHPFVVLVHGGPASRDYGGFDTLAHLLASQGYGVLQPQFRGSGGYGAQWEAQGWGQWGTGVMQQDVTDAAAYLQQAGLTEQICIAGGSYGGYAALAATVFTPDVFDCAIAFNPVTDAEDFLRYAGERYGRDSETVRYWNRSFSGEVQDRISGDLLRSISPVNYAAQARIPVLLLHGEDDSVVPFRQSRAMHRALQRAGVPVTFIPLESGDHWLLEYETRLEAYSAIGAFLDEQVGD; from the coding sequence ATGCTCAAAACTTTGCTCGGCGCCGCCATCGCCTGGGCGTGTGTTTCAGCGTCATCGCTGGCTCAGACGTCTGACGTCATACCGGTTGAACACTTTGCCCGGCTGCCGGCCGGACAGGGCCTGTCCCTGTCTCCGAACGGAGACAGGATTGCGTATATCGCGCACTCGGGCAGCGACCGCTATCTGGTCGTTCAATCGCTGGAGACGGGCGAACAAAACGCCATCAACATCAGCAATATGCGCGCCTTTGAAACCTTCTGGGCTGATGAAGATACGCTGATGGCCCGGGTCGGGCGCGCCGCCGAACTGTTCTACATCAGCGGCGATCTCGACTTTCAGGCGCTGTTGACCATCAACACCGACACCATGGACGCCGAGCAGCTGATCCGTGAGGGACGCGACACCGGCTTCAACCAGAACACTGCGCAAGTCGCAGGCTGGCAAACCGATCGAGCGCGCATCTTGTTGCCCTTGCGTGACGGGAACCAGCATAAAAACCTCTATGCGGTAGACCCGGAAGACGGCAATCGACGCAGCGTGGTCGCCCGTGGCGCTGTGAATACGCGCTATTGGGTTTCTGACGCCCAGGGAGAACGCCATGTCCGCGTCAGCTATTCTGAAGACACGGAGCGTTTGCGTGTCGCCATCGAAGAAAATGATCAATGGCGCACCCTGATCGAGGAGCGGCAGGACATTATCGACCTGGGCGTTGTCGGTTTCTCTCAGGATGGCGAGGCGGTCATCATTTCGCGCACCGCAGATGAACCTCCCTACGCCAACATTCTTCAGCGTGTCGAGTTATCCGACGGCGCCTTGGGCGAGATCATCTTTTCTGATCCCCGCTACGATTTTGACAGCGTCCGCATAGACCCCTATCGCGGTTATGTCGCTGGAGTCGTCATCGAGCGTGAGCAACGCGAACGCATCTGGTTTGACGCCGAACTGGCTCAGATTCAGGCCAGCCTCGAAGCCTCATTCGCCGGAAAGAGCGTCTCCCTGATCGACTGGACGCCTGATCGCACCCGCTTCATCGTCTGGGTCGGCAGCGAGGATCAGGCGCCGGTCTATATGCTGGTGGACCTGACGGCCCGATCGGCTGATCCGGTGCGTCTGACCTACCCTGAGCTTTTCCGAGCGGAACTGCCGCGGCGGCAATCGATTCGCTATCCGGCGCGAGACGGCGCTTCGATACCGGCCTACCTCACCGTGCCGAACACGGACGGGCCGCACCCCTTCGTGGTCCTGGTGCACGGTGGTCCGGCCTCCCGTGATTATGGCGGTTTTGACACCCTGGCTCACCTGTTGGCCAGTCAAGGCTATGGCGTCCTGCAGCCGCAATTTCGCGGCTCGGGCGGTTACGGCGCCCAATGGGAGGCGCAAGGCTGGGGGCAGTGGGGAACGGGCGTCATGCAACAGGACGTGACAGACGCCGCCGCCTATCTGCAGCAAGCTGGCCTGACCGAGCAGATCTGCATCGCGGGCGGCAGCTATGGCGGGTACGCGGCTCTGGCTGCAACCGTCTTCACGCCGGATGTTTTTGACTGCGCCATAGCCTTCAATCCTGTCACCGACGCTGAAGACTTCCTGCGCTATGCGGGAGAGCGCTATGGCCGCGACTCAGAAACCGTGAGGTATTGGAACCGGTCTTTCAGCGGCGAGGTCCAGGACCGCATCTCGGGCGATCTCTTGCGTTCGATTTCACCGGTCAATTACGCGGCCCAGGCCCGCATTCCGGTCCTGCTGCTGCATGGCGAAGATGACAGTGTCGTCCCCTTTCGCCAGAGCCGCGCCATGCATCGCGCCCTGCAACGCGCAGGCGTTCCGGTTACCTTCATTCCTCTGGAGAGCGGTGACCATTGGCTGCTCGAATATGAAACGCGGCTGGAAGCCTATTCTGCGATAGGAGCGTTTCTGGATGAACAGGTTGGCGACTAG
- a CDS encoding squalene/phytoene synthase family protein, with the protein MTDFDSLLAANDPERRAAALFAPAALRARLYALYAFYHEIAQIPDKVSEPVIGEMRLAWAREAVSDLFTDPPKVRRHDIYEALSELREAPGAPDQAALAGLVEARAADLGEGPFPTREDRRDYVDRTSGALMQIAARMLKPDLDLGGEPGVAITAAGRLWGFVGLLRAFAPLVQAGRPPFSADELAGADLSEADLAAGRKQDAAKAALSGLLTEARDAAGMLTRTRSALPADVFPALGYVSLARGYLKSAQGLEDPYREQIERAPFGQNARLTWASLTGRV; encoded by the coding sequence GTGACTGATTTCGACAGCTTGTTAGCCGCAAATGACCCTGAACGCCGTGCTGCGGCGCTATTTGCGCCCGCTGCGCTGCGCGCGCGCTTGTATGCGCTCTACGCATTTTATCATGAGATCGCGCAGATTCCCGACAAGGTGTCTGAGCCGGTGATCGGCGAGATGCGTCTCGCCTGGGCGCGCGAGGCGGTCAGCGATCTGTTCACCGATCCGCCGAAAGTGCGTCGCCACGATATCTATGAAGCGCTGTCTGAATTGCGTGAAGCGCCCGGCGCTCCGGATCAGGCGGCTCTGGCCGGATTGGTGGAGGCGCGCGCCGCGGATTTGGGCGAGGGGCCGTTTCCCACCCGCGAGGACCGCCGCGACTATGTGGACCGTACCTCGGGCGCGTTGATGCAGATCGCAGCCCGCATGCTCAAACCCGATCTTGATCTGGGCGGAGAGCCGGGCGTCGCGATCACCGCAGCAGGACGGCTGTGGGGCTTTGTCGGTCTGTTGCGCGCCTTTGCGCCGCTGGTGCAGGCGGGGCGTCCCCCGTTCAGCGCCGACGAGCTGGCCGGCGCCGATCTGAGCGAAGCGGATCTGGCGGCCGGGCGCAAGCAGGATGCGGCGAAGGCCGCCTTGTCAGGCCTGCTGACAGAGGCGCGGGACGCCGCCGGCATGTTGACCCGCACCCGCAGCGCCTTGCCCGCTGACGTGTTCCCGGCGCTGGGCTATGTCAGCCTGGCGCGCGGCTATCTGAAAAGCGCTCAGGGGCTTGAAGACCCGTATCGAGAGCAAATCGAGCGCGCGCCCTTCGGGCAGAACGCGCGCCTGACCTGGGCGTCGCTTACGGGGCGGGTCTAG
- a CDS encoding superoxide dismutase: MAFTLPDLPYAQDALAPHISAETLSFHHGKHHKAYVDKANDAVKGTDLESLSLEELIKKSWADKNMGVFNNAAQIWNHTFYWHSMKPNGGGKPTGAIADAIDKSFGSYDKFAEEFKAAGAGQFGSGWAWLVKNGDKLEVRKTLNAENPITDGVTPLLTMDVWEHAYYLDYQNRRPDYIGDFLDKLVNWDFANQNLANA, encoded by the coding sequence ATGGCGTTCACTCTTCCCGACCTGCCCTATGCCCAAGACGCTCTGGCGCCGCATATCTCTGCGGAAACCCTGAGCTTCCACCATGGCAAGCACCATAAAGCCTATGTCGACAAGGCCAATGACGCTGTCAAAGGCACCGATCTGGAAAGCCTGAGCCTGGAAGAGCTGATCAAGAAAAGCTGGGCTGACAAGAATATGGGCGTGTTCAACAACGCCGCCCAGATCTGGAACCACACCTTTTACTGGCACTCCATGAAGCCCAATGGCGGCGGCAAGCCGACGGGCGCCATCGCGGACGCCATCGACAAATCCTTCGGCTCCTATGACAAGTTTGCCGAAGAGTTCAAAGCTGCTGGCGCCGGCCAGTTCGGCTCGGGCTGGGCCTGGCTCGTGAAAAACGGCGACAAGCTCGAAGTGCGCAAGACGCTGAACGCTGAAAACCCGATCACCGACGGCGTCACCCCGCTGCTGACCATGGATGTGTGGGAGCACGCGTATTATCTCGACTACCAGAACCGCCGCCCGGACTATATCGGCGACTTCCTGGACAAGCTGGTGAACTGGGACTTCGCAAACCAGAATCTGGCCAACGCCTGA